A single window of Methylobacterium nodulans ORS 2060 DNA harbors:
- a CDS encoding VRR-NUC domain-containing protein yields MTRARPEHHIQAAIVARLRGSFDAIVAAVPNGGRRGKREAVELRAEGVEPGHPDLIAYGRDGRVLLLEVKAAGGSLSAVQRRLIPNLRERGFPVAVVRDVEGAVQAMHEAGFGPHRGPAPEPATEF; encoded by the coding sequence ATGACCCGCGCCCGCCCCGAGCACCACATCCAGGCCGCCATCGTGGCGCGCCTGCGCGGCAGCTTCGATGCCATCGTGGCTGCAGTGCCGAACGGCGGCCGGCGCGGCAAGCGCGAGGCGGTGGAGCTGCGGGCGGAGGGCGTCGAGCCCGGGCATCCCGATCTGATCGCCTACGGCCGCGACGGCCGGGTCCTGCTGCTCGAGGTCAAGGCGGCCGGCGGCTCGCTCAGCGCAGTGCAGCGGCGCCTGATCCCGAACCTGCGTGAGCGCGGCTTCCCGGTCGCCGTGGTGCGGGACGTCGAGGGCGCGGTGCAGGCGATGCACGAGGCTGGGTTCGGGCCGCACCGTGGGCCTGCGCCCGAGCCGGCGACGGAGTTCTGA
- a CDS encoding DNA adenine methylase encodes MTSAALAPTSEPPRPVLRWHSGKWRLAPWIVRHFAPHRLYTEAFGGAASVLLRKPRSYAEIYNDLDDDVVNLFQVLRSDRAPELIAALRATPFARAEFEQAYEISNDRVEEARRLIVRSFMGFGSNGHNRRAPTGFRSNGFRCGTTPAQDWAGLPDALGLVIERLRGVVIEHRDAAEVLAQHDSPESLHYVDPPYLPETRSLRNPYDIKHRGGMYAHELTAADHARLLDALCGLKGMVVLSGYPSPVYDAALPGWTRVERAAHADGARARTEVLWINPRGRPPLRLRQRARPGAALRGAGMIIQLVKGSNLEVIFYLSHELSHDLAPGRKVLEQILRISAALDSGQRIFKNGPAFDHLPMHFKGCSCCSASRLSGREKRPYEIGKRCEMRRLPPQCVFSARSYRHFVTSQLKHLSRLIADREQASVKFNIGIILLRSLEFFASFRLFVADVNCYHKGEKTSYCLNPCGGICTPKCFRNDAHHSRLRLFLGPAGEADNAGACKRYPQLVGRQTTFISARVPVRPSMAGGRP; translated from the coding sequence ATGACCTCCGCCGCCCTTGCGCCCACGTCCGAGCCGCCGCGTCCCGTCCTGCGCTGGCACAGCGGCAAGTGGCGCCTCGCCCCCTGGATCGTCCGGCACTTCGCGCCCCACCGCCTCTACACCGAGGCGTTCGGCGGCGCCGCCAGCGTCCTGCTGCGCAAGCCGCGCTCCTACGCCGAGATCTACAACGACCTCGACGACGACGTGGTGAACTTGTTTCAGGTGCTGCGGTCTGATCGCGCGCCGGAGCTGATCGCGGCTCTGCGGGCGACCCCCTTCGCTCGCGCGGAGTTCGAGCAGGCCTACGAGATCTCGAACGATCGGGTCGAGGAGGCTCGACGGCTCATCGTGCGGTCGTTCATGGGCTTCGGATCGAACGGCCATAACCGGCGGGCACCGACGGGCTTCCGGTCGAATGGCTTCCGATGCGGCACGACCCCGGCTCAAGATTGGGCCGGACTGCCCGACGCGCTGGGCCTCGTGATCGAGCGGCTGCGCGGCGTTGTGATCGAGCACCGCGACGCGGCCGAGGTCCTGGCCCAGCACGACAGCCCAGAGAGCCTGCACTACGTCGATCCGCCGTATCTGCCGGAGACGAGGTCTCTCCGGAACCCGTACGACATCAAGCATCGCGGTGGCATGTACGCTCACGAGCTGACGGCCGCCGACCACGCGCGCCTCCTCGACGCGTTGTGCGGCCTGAAGGGCATGGTGGTGCTCTCCGGCTACCCGTCGCCGGTCTATGACGCCGCGCTGCCGGGCTGGACGCGGGTCGAGCGCGCCGCCCATGCCGACGGCGCCCGGGCGCGCACCGAGGTGCTGTGGATCAACCCGCGCGGCCGCCCGCCTCTCCGCCTTCGGCAGCGTGCTCGCCCAGGCGCAGCTCTTCGAGGTGCCGGCATGATTATTCAGCTAGTGAAAGGGTCAAACCTGGAGGTCATTTTCTATCTGTCGCACGAGTTGTCTCACGATCTCGCGCCGGGTCGCAAGGTTTTGGAGCAAATTCTCAGAATAAGTGCCGCTCTGGATTCGGGCCAACGCATCTTCAAGAATGGACCTGCATTCGATCATTTGCCGATGCATTTCAAGGGCTGCTCTTGTTGCAGCGCCTCTCGTCTTTCCGGACGAGAGAAGCGACCATATGAGATTGGCAAGAGATGTGAAATGAGGCGCCTGCCGCCGCAATGCGTATTCTCGGCCAGAAGTTACCGCCATTTCGTCACAAGCCAGCTCAAGCATCTGAGCCGCCTCATTGCAGACCGCGAGCAAGCCTCTGTGAAATTCAACATCGGAATAATTTTGCTGAGATCTCTGGAGTTTTTCGCTTCGTTTCGCTTGTTTGTCGCCGACGTAAATTGCTACCACAAGGGCGAGAAGACTTCCTATTGCTTGAACCCATGCGGGGGCATTTGCACTCCCAAGTGTTTCAGAAACGATGCTCACCATAGCCGCCTGCGTTTATTTCTGGGGCCTGCAGGAGAAGCCGACAACGCCGGCGCCTGCAAGCGATATCCACAACTAGTCGGGCGACAGACGACTTTCATTTCGGCCCGCGTTCCCGTTCGCCCCTCTATGGCTGGAGGTCGGCCATGA
- a CDS encoding site-specific integrase — MPRPAKGARLYYRKSHERWFVRDSGGVDFSTGCRHGEREAAERALQEYLARKHKPDFGQGDPARILIADVLSLYADERAAETKRPDVVWSALPHLIDFFDGRMVAHATPNLCAGYVRWRRAMPQKRFKDPETAPRVGTQTARRELEVLAAAFGYAHKEHKLLYPVAVTLPDKAPARDRWLTRSEAARLLWAALGFRRVGTHPITGREIWRRTGEAQGKTRHVARFILLGLYTGTRHDAILRLKWLPSPIAGWVDLRAGILYRRGTGEGESTKRRTPIPLSRRLLAHLTRWRSQSVAHVVEFEGLPIAKMRRGWRTAREAAGLGPEVTPHILRHTFATWAVQGGAPFGLVAGALGTTEAIVANVYGHHAPEHLRGVVETVSGRRRS, encoded by the coding sequence ATGCCCCGTCCAGCCAAAGGCGCGCGCCTCTATTACCGAAAATCACACGAGCGCTGGTTTGTCCGAGATTCCGGAGGCGTCGACTTCAGCACGGGCTGCCGCCATGGAGAGCGTGAGGCGGCTGAAAGAGCGTTGCAGGAATACCTCGCGCGCAAGCACAAGCCCGACTTCGGCCAAGGTGATCCCGCTCGGATCCTCATCGCCGACGTCTTGAGCCTCTACGCCGACGAGCGCGCCGCCGAGACGAAACGACCGGATGTGGTGTGGAGCGCGCTGCCACATTTGATCGACTTCTTCGACGGCCGGATGGTGGCACATGCCACACCGAACCTCTGCGCCGGCTATGTCCGCTGGCGGAGGGCGATGCCGCAGAAGCGCTTCAAGGATCCCGAGACGGCTCCGCGGGTCGGTACGCAGACCGCCCGGCGCGAGCTCGAGGTGTTGGCCGCTGCGTTCGGCTACGCTCACAAGGAACACAAGCTCCTGTATCCCGTGGCCGTGACGCTACCGGACAAGGCGCCCGCGCGCGATCGGTGGCTGACCCGGTCCGAGGCCGCGCGTCTGCTATGGGCTGCGCTCGGCTTCCGACGAGTCGGCACGCACCCGATCACCGGCCGAGAGATCTGGCGGCGGACGGGGGAGGCTCAGGGCAAGACGCGCCACGTCGCCCGCTTTATTCTCTTGGGCCTCTACACCGGCACGAGGCATGACGCGATCCTGCGCCTGAAGTGGCTGCCGAGTCCTATCGCGGGGTGGGTCGATCTGCGAGCCGGCATCCTGTATCGGCGCGGCACGGGGGAGGGGGAGAGCACGAAGCGCCGGACGCCCATCCCGCTGTCGCGCCGGCTCCTCGCCCACCTGACCCGCTGGCGATCGCAGAGCGTCGCCCACGTGGTCGAGTTCGAGGGGCTGCCGATCGCGAAGATGCGTCGGGGATGGCGCACTGCGCGAGAAGCGGCCGGCCTTGGGCCCGAGGTGACGCCCCACATCCTGCGCCACACCTTCGCAACCTGGGCTGTGCAGGGCGGGGCGCCGTTCGGCCTCGTCGCAGGCGCGCTCGGTACCACGGAAGCCATCGTGGCGAACGTGTATGGTCACCACGCGCCAGAGCACCTGCGCGGCGTGGTCGAGACCGTGTCCGGCCGGCGCCGCTCGTGA
- a CDS encoding CAP domain-containing protein: MPRLRLAALAACLLLAGCGGPNLLPQPDLMTSPVILDEAAAAAAISRYRASHGLGPVAIDPSLVRAASLQAAANARAGYLSHEVGGTFDGRLRRAGFGGRYAAENLSAGSTTFEEVLKRWQASPEHNRNMLMPQVRRVGIARVDAPGSRYKRFWALILSDS, encoded by the coding sequence ATGCCGCGCTTGCGCCTCGCCGCCCTCGCCGCCTGCTTGCTGCTGGCCGGCTGCGGCGGACCGAACCTGCTGCCCCAGCCCGATCTCATGACGAGCCCGGTGATCCTGGACGAGGCGGCCGCCGCCGCCGCGATCTCCCGCTACCGGGCGAGCCATGGCCTGGGACCCGTGGCGATCGATCCGTCGCTCGTCCGGGCCGCCTCGCTCCAGGCCGCGGCCAATGCCCGGGCCGGCTATCTCTCGCACGAGGTCGGCGGCACCTTCGATGGTCGCCTCAGGCGCGCCGGCTTCGGCGGGCGCTACGCGGCCGAGAACCTGAGCGCCGGCTCCACCACCTTCGAGGAGGTGCTCAAGCGCTGGCAGGCCTCCCCGGAGCACAACCGCAACATGCTGATGCCGCAGGTGCGACGCGTCGGCATCGCCCGCGTCGACGCGCCGGGCAGCCGCTACAAGCGCTTCTGGGCCCTGATCCTCTCCGATTCCTGA
- a CDS encoding NADH-quinone oxidoreductase subunit A, translating into MNGLLSDYLPLVIFIGVSLVIALALLVAPFLVAYSSPDPEKLSAYECGFNAFDDARMKFDVRFYLVAILFIIFDLEVAFLFPWAITFGDLGWFGFWSMMFFLGVLTVGFVYEWRKGALEWD; encoded by the coding sequence ATGAACGGCCTCCTGTCGGACTACCTGCCGCTCGTGATCTTCATCGGGGTCTCGCTGGTGATCGCCCTGGCGCTCCTCGTGGCGCCCTTCCTGGTCGCCTACAGCAGCCCGGACCCGGAGAAGCTCTCGGCCTACGAGTGCGGGTTCAACGCCTTCGACGACGCGCGCATGAAGTTCGACGTGCGCTTCTACCTCGTCGCCATCCTGTTCATCATCTTCGACCTCGAGGTCGCCTTCCTGTTCCCGTGGGCGATCACCTTCGGGGACCTCGGCTGGTTCGGCTTCTGGTCGATGATGTTCTTCCTCGGCGTGCTGACCGTCGGGTTCGTCTACGAGTGGCGCAAGGGCGCCCTCGAATGGGATTGA
- a CDS encoding NuoB/complex I 20 kDa subunit family protein encodes MALDTSFSRAPAIAPQPKGIIDPATGLPVGATDPTFLSINDELADRGFLLTTADDLITWARTGSLMWMTFGLACCAVEMMQMSMPRYDAERFGFAPRASPRQSDVMIVAGTLTNKMAPALRKVYDQMPEPRYVISMGSCANGGGYYHYSYSVVRGCDRVVPVDIYVPGCPPSAEALLYGVLLLQKKIRRTGTIER; translated from the coding sequence ATGGCCCTCGATACCTCCTTCTCCCGCGCCCCGGCGATCGCGCCCCAGCCGAAGGGCATCATCGACCCGGCGACCGGCCTGCCCGTCGGCGCGACCGATCCGACCTTCCTGTCGATCAACGACGAACTCGCCGACCGCGGCTTCCTCCTCACCACCGCGGACGACCTCATCACCTGGGCCCGCACCGGCTCGCTGATGTGGATGACCTTCGGCCTCGCCTGCTGCGCGGTCGAGATGATGCAGATGTCGATGCCGCGCTACGACGCCGAGCGCTTCGGCTTCGCGCCCCGCGCCAGCCCACGCCAGTCGGACGTGATGATCGTCGCCGGGACGCTCACCAACAAGATGGCGCCCGCCCTGCGCAAGGTCTACGACCAGATGCCGGAGCCCCGCTACGTCATCTCGATGGGGTCCTGCGCCAACGGCGGCGGCTACTATCACTACTCCTACTCGGTGGTTCGCGGCTGCGACCGCGTCGTGCCGGTGGACATCTACGTGCCGGGCTGCCCGCCCAGCGCCGAGGCGCTGCTTTACGGCGTGCTGCTGCTGCAGAAGAAGATCCGCCGGACCGGGACGATCGAGCGCTAA
- a CDS encoding NADH-quinone oxidoreductase subunit C, giving the protein MTNGITIRPHTEVAHGIEALQALSDRLAEALGSAVTDRVIAFDELTLTVEAQEIVRVLTHLRDDPLCAFRCFIDICGADYPGRARRFDVVYHLLSLRHNLRIRVKVQTDEATPVPSVIAVYPAANWYERETYDLYGILFSGHPDLRRLLTDYGFEGHPLRKDFPLTGFVEVRYDQDEGRVVYEPVKLTQEFRNFDFLSPWEGTDYVLPGDEKAKG; this is encoded by the coding sequence ATGACGAACGGCATCACGATCCGGCCCCACACGGAGGTCGCCCACGGGATCGAGGCGCTTCAGGCGCTGAGCGACCGTCTCGCCGAGGCGCTCGGCTCCGCCGTGACCGACCGCGTGATCGCCTTCGACGAGCTGACGCTCACCGTCGAGGCTCAGGAGATCGTGCGGGTGCTCACCCATCTGCGCGACGATCCCCTTTGCGCCTTCCGCTGCTTCATCGATATCTGCGGGGCGGATTATCCGGGCCGGGCCAGGCGCTTCGACGTCGTCTACCACCTGCTGTCCCTGCGCCATAACCTGCGCATCCGGGTGAAGGTGCAGACCGACGAGGCCACCCCCGTGCCCTCCGTCATCGCGGTCTATCCGGCGGCCAACTGGTACGAGCGCGAGACCTACGACCTCTACGGCATCCTGTTCTCGGGCCATCCCGACCTGCGCCGCCTCCTGACCGATTACGGCTTCGAGGGGCATCCCCTGCGCAAGGATTTTCCGCTGACCGGCTTCGTCGAGGTGCGCTACGACCAGGACGAGGGCCGGGTGGTCTACGAGCCGGTCAAGCTCACCCAGGAGTTCCGCAACTTCGACTTCCTGTCGCCCTGGGAAGGCACGGATTACGTGCTGCCCGGCGACGAGAAGGCCAAAGGCTAG
- a CDS encoding NADH-quinone oxidoreductase subunit D, with translation MTEHSIRNFSINFGPQHPAAHGVLRLVLELDGEIVERVDPHIGLLHRGTEKLIEYKTYLQATPYFDRLDYVAPMNQEHAFCLAVEKLLGIEVPRRAKLIRTLYCEIGRLLSHLLNVTTQAMDVGALTPPLWGFEEREKLMIFYERASGARLHANYFRPGGVHQDLPAGLLDDIEAFCETFPQVVDDLDELVIGNRIFKQRNVDIGIVTADQAMAWGFSGVMVRGSGIPWDLRKAQPYESYEEMEFEIPVGKNGDTYDRQVIRMEEMRQSVRIMKQCIAKLRAPDGQGPVATQDGKVAPPSRREMKRSMEALIHHFKLYTEGFHVPAGEVYAAVEAPKGEFGVYLVADGTNKPYRCKIRAPGFAHLQAMDWMCRGHMLADVSCIIGTLDIVFGEVDR, from the coding sequence ATGACCGAGCACAGCATCCGCAACTTCTCGATCAATTTCGGGCCGCAGCACCCGGCGGCGCATGGCGTTCTGCGCCTCGTGCTGGAGCTCGACGGCGAGATCGTCGAGCGGGTGGACCCGCATATCGGGCTCCTGCATCGCGGCACCGAGAAGCTGATCGAGTACAAGACCTACCTGCAGGCGACGCCGTATTTCGACCGGCTCGACTACGTCGCGCCGATGAACCAGGAGCACGCCTTCTGCCTCGCGGTGGAGAAGCTGCTCGGCATCGAGGTGCCGCGGCGGGCCAAGCTGATCCGCACCCTGTACTGCGAAATCGGGCGGCTGCTCTCGCACCTGCTCAACGTCACCACGCAGGCGATGGATGTCGGCGCCCTCACGCCCCCGCTCTGGGGCTTCGAGGAGCGTGAGAAGCTGATGATCTTCTACGAGCGCGCCAGCGGCGCGCGGCTCCACGCCAACTACTTCCGGCCGGGCGGCGTTCATCAGGACCTGCCGGCGGGGCTCCTCGACGACATCGAGGCCTTCTGCGAGACCTTCCCGCAGGTCGTCGACGATCTCGACGAGCTCGTGATCGGCAACCGCATCTTCAAGCAGCGCAACGTCGATATCGGCATCGTGACGGCCGACCAGGCGATGGCCTGGGGCTTCTCGGGCGTGATGGTGCGCGGCTCCGGGATCCCGTGGGACCTGCGCAAGGCGCAGCCCTACGAGTCCTACGAGGAGATGGAATTCGAGATCCCGGTGGGGAAGAACGGCGACACCTACGATCGTCAGGTCATCCGCATGGAGGAGATGCGCCAGAGCGTGCGCATCATGAAGCAGTGCATCGCCAAGCTGCGCGCGCCGGACGGGCAAGGGCCCGTGGCGACGCAGGACGGCAAGGTGGCGCCGCCCTCGCGGCGCGAGATGAAGCGCTCGATGGAGGCGCTCATCCACCACTTCAAGCTCTACACAGAGGGCTTCCACGTGCCGGCCGGCGAGGTCTATGCCGCCGTCGAGGCGCCGAAGGGCGAGTTCGGCGTCTATCTGGTCGCCGACGGCACCAACAAGCCCTACCGCTGCAAGATCCGCGCGCCGGGCTTCGCCCATCTGCAGGCGATGGACTGGATGTGCCGCGGGCACATGCTGGCGGACGTCTCGTGCATTATCGGCACCCTCGACATCGTGTTCGGCGAGGTGGACCGGTGA
- the nuoE gene encoding NADH-quinone oxidoreductase subunit NuoE → MANRRLAPTAEQPESFAFTPENAEWARQQIAKYPEGRQASAVIPLLWRAQEQNGGWLPQKAIEAVADQLGMPHIRVLEVATFYTMFALEPVGRYWIQVCGTVPCDVCGAKDLKRMLEERLGPSGHVSPDGTFSWIEVECLGACCNAPMVQINHDYYEDLTPESLSKLMDDLAAGRPVKTGSQIGRTSSEPLGAVTTLTDETLFDGSRIGAWRKRFEEEHLREAGADTQAEDTQAKDTRAKTEGATAAAKNAAEPKPAKPDSGRATESPAAAAPAQRVAEGKAPVDPAERAGQARPDRTTVAEPKSGPEPQPGPQSGRSYTETPSKPGEGRPVAEAKGSAKRAGAEPNAAPGRTNAAQAKPVGADPGDKGPPGPGSKGRSKTPSNR, encoded by the coding sequence ATGGCAAACCGCAGACTGGCGCCCACCGCCGAACAGCCCGAGAGCTTCGCGTTCACGCCCGAGAACGCCGAGTGGGCCAGGCAGCAGATCGCCAAATACCCCGAGGGCCGGCAGGCTTCGGCGGTGATCCCGCTCCTGTGGCGGGCGCAGGAGCAGAACGGCGGCTGGCTGCCCCAGAAGGCGATCGAGGCGGTCGCCGACCAGCTCGGCATGCCGCATATCCGCGTGCTCGAAGTCGCGACCTTCTACACGATGTTCGCGCTCGAGCCGGTCGGCCGATATTGGATTCAGGTCTGCGGCACCGTGCCCTGCGACGTCTGCGGCGCGAAGGACCTCAAGCGCATGCTGGAGGAGCGTCTCGGCCCCTCCGGTCATGTCAGCCCGGACGGCACCTTCTCCTGGATCGAGGTCGAGTGCCTGGGCGCCTGCTGCAACGCGCCCATGGTGCAGATCAACCACGACTATTACGAGGATCTCACGCCCGAGAGCCTGTCGAAGCTGATGGACGACCTCGCCGCGGGGCGCCCGGTGAAGACCGGCTCGCAGATCGGCCGGACCTCGTCGGAGCCGCTCGGCGCCGTGACCACGCTCACCGACGAGACGCTGTTCGACGGCTCGCGCATCGGCGCATGGCGCAAGCGCTTCGAGGAGGAGCACCTGCGCGAGGCCGGGGCCGATACCCAGGCCGAGGATACTCAGGCGAAGGATACCCGGGCGAAGACCGAGGGCGCCACCGCCGCCGCCAAGAACGCTGCCGAGCCGAAGCCCGCCAAGCCCGATTCGGGCCGCGCGACGGAGAGCCCGGCCGCCGCCGCCCCCGCCCAGCGGGTGGCCGAGGGCAAGGCCCCGGTGGATCCTGCCGAGCGGGCCGGCCAGGCCCGTCCCGACCGCACCACGGTGGCCGAGCCGAAGAGCGGGCCCGAGCCGCAGCCCGGGCCGCAGAGCGGGCGCTCCTACACCGAGACGCCCTCGAAACCCGGGGAGGGGCGTCCCGTCGCCGAGGCGAAGGGCTCCGCCAAGCGGGCCGGTGCCGAGCCGAACGCCGCGCCCGGGCGCACGAACGCCGCGCAGGCCAAGCCCGTAGGGGCGGATCCGGGCGACAAGGGCCCGCCCGGCCCCGGCTCCAAGGGCCGCTCCAAGACCCCCTCGAACCGGTAG
- the nuoF gene encoding NADH-quinone oxidoreductase subunit NuoF codes for MLSDQDRIFTNLYGFHSPGLDAARKRGAWDGTKFLLEQGRDWIVEEMKRSGLRGRGGAGFSTGLKWSFMPKKSDGRPHYLVVNADESEPGTCKDREIMRHDPHLLIEGCLLASFAMGAHAAYIYIRGEYVAEKHALQRAVDEAYEARLIGQDNVHGYPFDLYVHHGAGAYICGEETALLESLEGKKGMPRLKPPFPANMGLYGCPTTVNNVESIAVAGAILRRGAEWFAGIGRPNNTGTKLFCVSGHVNRPCNVEEALGIPFRELIDRHCGGIRGGWDNLLCVIPGGSSVPLVPAEQIIDAPMDFDTLRGLQSGLGTAAVMVLDKSTDIVSAIARISYFYKHESCGQCTPCREGTGWMWRVMLRMAEGRAQKREIDMLLDVTKQIEGHTICALGDAAAWPIQGLIRHFRPEIEKRIDRYSANPHSDPVPMAAE; via the coding sequence ATGCTCTCCGACCAGGATCGCATCTTCACGAATCTCTACGGGTTCCACTCCCCGGGCCTCGACGCTGCCAGGAAGCGCGGCGCCTGGGACGGCACCAAGTTCCTGCTGGAGCAGGGCCGCGACTGGATCGTCGAGGAGATGAAGCGGTCCGGCCTGCGCGGCCGCGGCGGCGCCGGCTTCTCGACCGGCCTCAAATGGTCGTTCATGCCGAAGAAGTCGGATGGAAGGCCGCACTACCTCGTGGTCAACGCCGACGAATCCGAGCCCGGCACCTGCAAGGACCGGGAGATTATGCGGCATGACCCGCATCTCCTGATCGAGGGCTGCCTGCTCGCATCCTTCGCGATGGGGGCGCATGCCGCCTATATCTATATCCGCGGCGAGTACGTGGCCGAGAAGCACGCCCTGCAGCGGGCGGTGGACGAGGCCTACGAGGCGCGGCTGATCGGCCAGGACAACGTCCACGGCTACCCCTTCGACCTCTACGTCCATCACGGCGCCGGCGCCTATATCTGCGGCGAGGAGACGGCGCTGCTGGAGAGCCTGGAGGGCAAGAAGGGCATGCCGCGGCTGAAGCCGCCCTTCCCGGCCAATATGGGCCTGTATGGCTGCCCGACGACGGTGAACAACGTCGAGTCGATCGCGGTGGCGGGCGCGATCCTGCGCCGGGGCGCCGAGTGGTTCGCGGGCATCGGCCGGCCGAACAACACGGGCACCAAGCTGTTCTGCGTGTCGGGGCACGTGAACCGGCCCTGCAACGTCGAGGAGGCGCTCGGCATCCCGTTCCGCGAGCTGATCGACCGCCATTGCGGCGGCATCCGCGGCGGCTGGGACAACCTGCTTTGCGTGATCCCGGGCGGCTCCTCGGTGCCGCTCGTGCCGGCCGAGCAGATCATCGATGCGCCGATGGATTTCGACACCCTGCGCGGCCTGCAATCCGGCCTCGGCACCGCGGCCGTGATGGTGCTCGACAAGTCCACCGACATCGTCTCGGCCATCGCCCGCATCTCGTACTTCTACAAGCACGAATCCTGCGGGCAGTGCACGCCCTGCCGCGAGGGCACGGGCTGGATGTGGCGCGTGATGCTGCGCATGGCCGAGGGCCGGGCGCAGAAGCGCGAGATCGACATGCTGCTCGACGTGACGAAGCAGATCGAGGGCCACACGATCTGCGCGCTCGGCGACGCCGCCGCCTGGCCGATCCAGGGCCTCATCCGCCATTTCCGCCCCGAGATCGAGAAGCGCATCGACCGCTACAGCGCCAACCCGCACAGCGACCCCGTGCCGATGGCGGCGGAGTGA